In a genomic window of Acropora muricata isolate sample 2 chromosome 2, ASM3666990v1, whole genome shotgun sequence:
- the LOC136909259 gene encoding nischarin-like, producing MASLKGFLPPPGSTLWRKDRGRISSESESTSLPTIKHVVIREVWQKENPSPHAVYKIDVMTKSNHWFVFRRYREFDELHKKLVNLYGIPKDMLPPKKFTSNMALSHLEKRKASLEHYLQRLVNSSTYVSSSPELLQFLEVQRHDVMSVTQALAKDLFHKGQDVLAKGESFTLTPTQLYCITRQLQLPEPASPVDDEESANLGNLYDFIYQLQSLCVSNMRIKATAPQEISSHLEFDVSLFKSLKCLIIDACPLGLINNLSKVQPQINNLTTRYCLTSMKELLIDCAAEKRGAPKVKAPVESWRGLTTARLVQNRVVVQPWCQLTHLVLTHNKLAAFDTSLKLLPILQNLDLSYNEFFHLDLQQLCCPSLEYLNLSHNNIHFVTGMPGGLGHLKALVLSHNNLETVTGLDCLTGLIELNITNNQIHTISEISKLRSFSHLKYLSIFGNPFARVKPYRVSVLSLFNGRNLVLDKMPMSSKDRVKVKSYQHKIQASISHDNVFDGDIENNDMLPAKSHSFSLFGPSESDEDSGIEGASSLRSMVIEPNESEMSDKALLFNWCYYNDGDSLTAENITYVPYQATDEEIRHSPICDHQTLKANTIYENISQCMEGSRDGDQNSESDSNLEVLASGLEQMDTVVHERQPQLNGTLPSNHSQYLSESDITQVITDPNLTDNDKTSDDRQPTLNMCIDSTAVEPLSNKITTVCSIESNEDFCTSLLPNRVE from the coding sequence ATGGCGTCACTAAAAGGCTTTCTTCCACCCCCAGGGAGTACTTTATGGAGGAAAGATCGTGGTCGAATCTCCTCTGAAAGCGAAAGCACTTCATTGCCAACAATAAAACACGTTGTCATCAGAGAAGTATGGCAGAAGGAGAACCCTTCCCCCCACGCTGTTTACAAAATCGACGTAATGACAAAATCGAACCATTGGTTCGTTTTTCGGAGATATCGCGAATTCGATGAGCTTCACAAAAAGCTAGTTAACCTTTACGGCATTCCCAAAGATATGTTGCCGCCCAAGAAGTTTACATCCAATATGGCTTTGAGCCACCTCGAGAAACGCAAGGCATCATTGGAGCACTACCTTCAGCGACTTGTAAACAGCAGCACATACGTTTCAAGTTCTCCTGAACTTTTGCAGTTCTTAGAGGTCCAAAGGCATGATGTGATGTCAGTAACACAGGCCTTGGCAAAAGATCTCTTTCATAAGGGTCAAGATGTGTTGGCAAAAGGCGAAAGTTTTACCCTGACGCCAACTCAATTGTATTGCATAACACGGCAGTTACAATTGCCAGAACCAGCAAGTCCAGTGGATGATGAAGAATCTGCAAATCTGGGGAATCTGTATGATTTCATATATCAGTTACAATCTCTTTGTGTTAGCAACATGAGAATCAAGGCAACTGCTCCACAAGAGATCTCTAGCCATCTTGAATTTGATGTGTCATTATTTAAGTCATTAAAGTGTCTCATAATTGATGCCTGTCCCCTGGGATTAATCAATAACCTTTCAAAAGTCCAACCACAGATAAATAATCTGACAACAAGGTATTGCTTAACTTCAATGAAAGAACTTCTCATTGACTGTGCTGCAGAGAAACGTGGTGCACCTAAAGTCAAGGCTCCTGTGGAGTCCTGGAGGGGTCTAACAACAGCTAGGCTTGTGCAGAATAGAGTGGTTGTTCAACCTTGGTGTCAGCTTACCCATCTTGTTCTAACACACAACAAACTGGCAGCATTTGACACCTCCCTTAAACTTTTGCCAATATTGCAAAACTTGGATTTGAGCTATAATGAGTTTTTTCACTTGGACCTTCAACAGCTATGCTGCCCAAGCCTTGAGTATCTGAATTTATCACACAACAACATCCATTTTGTAACTGGTATGCCTGGGGGACTAGGGCACCTTAAGGCTCTTGTTCTCAGTCATAATAACCTTGAGACAGTCACTGGACTGGACTGCCTGACAGGGCTCATTGAACTTAACATTACAAACAATCAAATTCATACCATCAGTGAAATATCAAAACTACGCTCATTTTCACATTTAAAGTACCTCTCTATCTTTGGGAACCCCTTTGCACGAGTGAAACCTTACAGGGTGTCAGTGCTGTCTCTCTTCAATGGAAGAAATCTGGTTCTTGACAAGATGCCTATGTCAAGCAAAGATAGAGTAAAGGTTAAGTCCTATCAACATAAAATTCAGGCCAGTATTAGCCATGATAATGTTTTTGATGGAGACATTGAGAATAACGACATGCTTCCTGCCAAATCTCACAGCTTCAGCTTGTTTGGTCCTTCGGAAAGTGATGAGGATTCTGGAATCGAGGGTGCATCAAGTCTGAGAAGTATGGTCATAGAACCAAATGAAAGTGAGATGTCAGACAAAGCGCTGCTCTTTAACTGGTGTTACTACAATGATGGAGACTCATTAACAGCTGAAAACATAACCTATGTTCCATATCAGGCAACAGATGAGGAAATAAGGCACAGTCCCATTTGTGATCACCAAACACTGAAAGCAAACACCATTTATGAGAACATCAGTCAGTGCATGGAAGGTAGCCGTGATGGCGACCAAAATTCTGAAAGTGATTCCAATTTGGAAGTCTTGGCATCTGGTTTGGAGCAAATGGATACTGTAGTTCATGAGCGGCAACCTCAGTTAAACGGAACCTTGCCATCAAATCACAGCCAGTATCTTTCAGAGTCTGACATTACCCAGGTCATAACTGATCCTAATTTAACTGACAATGATAAAACAAGTGATGATCGTCAGCCAACTCTGAATATGTGTATTGATAGTACTGCAGTTGAACCACTGTCAAACAAGATAACAACAGTTTGCTCCATTGAAAGTAATGAAGATTTTTGTACCTCACTATTACCAAATCGTGTAGAGTAG
- the LOC136909265 gene encoding tumor susceptibility gene 101 protein-like, with translation MEVPWEVLLKKKFKNVHLFIKDIEELLRHVGKNLRPEIQNYTYSSGVQKELFVLDGTIPITFRGVNYNIPLCVLLQEDHPLVPPLVYVRPTNSMVIIPSQHVDTEGRVYHPYLNQWDPVNESSDITSLLQIMCSTFSEASPVYSKRPPRQDSSNKIKETQPRTTTANPLPQDDQTDDNYCIVCMELKKDSVLIPCGHLGICFKCANRCKETSKTCPVCRENITEVHRVYQP, from the exons ATGGAGGTCCCGTGGGAagttttgctgaaaaaaaaatttaag AATGTACATTTGTTTATTAAAGACATTGAAGAATTGCTGAGACATGTTGGCAAGAATCTACGACCAGAGATACAAAATTATA CATATAGCAGTGGCGTGCAAAAGGAATTATTTGTCTTGGATGGAACAATTCCAATTACTTTTCGAG GGGTAAATTACAACATACCATTGTGTGTCTTATTGCAAGAGGATCACCCACTTGTTCCTCCTTTGGTTTACGTCAGGCCGACAAATTCAATGGTGATAATTCCATCACAGCATGTTGACACAGAGGGAAGGGTGTATCATCCGTACTTAAACCAGTGGGATCCAGTAAAT GAATCATCAGATATTACCTCTTTACTTCAAATTATGTGTAGCACATTCTCTGAGGCATCACCAGTTTATTCAAAACGACCACCAAGACAAGACAGCagtaacaaaataaaagaaactcaGCCAAGGACCACAACAGCAAACCCTTTGCCACAAG ATGATCAGACAGATGACaattattgcattgtttgtATGGAATTAAAGAAGGATAGTGTGCTGATACCATGTGGCCATTTGGGCATCTGCTTCAAGTGTGCAAACAGATGTAAAGAAACCTCCAAAACATGTCCAGTCTGCAGAGAGAATATCACAGAAGTTCATCGTGTCTATCAACCGTAA
- the LOC136909263 gene encoding mitochondrial substrate carrier family protein G-like: MMTHQDIMAESEGKTGIAISSGEHSFVRRTVKNVVSGTFSGIAVCLVGHPFDTLKVRLQTQPIDRPVYTGLLDCFVKTMKWEGIGGLYKGVGSPIVGQMFFRATLFTSYYQITAFFAGKDRQGQRLTVPEYFLSGMFTGFFAALVEGPIDLFKSKMQIQIIRAKSGEPVMYRNVFHAAYVIVKKHGIRGAYQGLPATWLRNIPANSAFFGFYELSRTMATPKGGTVQDLSPVALLAAGGTGGFLYWFLTYPTDVIKSSMQADDSTVEKRRFKSIRDCARQLHNEGGWKRFYTGFTPCLLRSIPANATLFFVVETIRKHFPL; this comes from the exons ATGATGACGCATCAAGACATCATGGCGGAGTCTGAGGGTAAAACAGGGATCGCAATTTCAAGCGGTGAACATTCATTTGTCCGGAGAACCGTCAAAAATGTGGTCTCAGGGACATTCAGTGGCATTGCTGTTTGCTTGGTGGGTCACCCTTTTGACACGCTTAAAGTTCGTCTTCAAACACAACCCATTGATCGTCCGGTCTATACAGGACTGTTGGATTGTTTTGTCAAGACAATGAAATGGGAAGGAATTGGAGGATTATATAAAGGAGTTG GTTCTCCTATTGTGGGTCAGATGTTTTTCAGGGCAACTTTGTTCACTTCCTATTATCAG ATAACTGCATTTTTTGCTGGTAAAGATCGTCAGGGCCAGCGACTCACTGTTCCAGAGTATTTTCTTAGTGGGATGTTTACAGGTTTTTTTGCAGCATTGGTTGAGGGCCCCATTGATTTG TTTAAATCAAAAATGCAAATTCAGATCATAAGAGCCAAGTCAGGGGAGCCAGTTATGTACAGAAATGTTTTTCATGCAGCTTATGTTATTGTTAAGAAGCATGGAATAAGAGGCGCTTATCAAGGACTGCCTGCTACGTGGCTGAGGAACATTCCAGCTAACTCAGCTTTCTTTG gGTTTTACGAACTTAGTCGAACAATGGCAACACCAAAGGGTGGCACAGTTCAAGATCTGTCTCCCGTTGCATTATTAGCCGCTGGGGGTACAGGTGGGTTCTTGTATTGGTTTCTTACCTATCCCACAGATGTTATCAAATCATCTATGCAAGCTGATGACTCCACTGTAGAAAAGAGACGTTTCAAAAGCATCAGAGATTGTGCGCGACAGCTGCACAATGAAGGTGGATGGAAAAGATTCTACACTGGCTTCACACCTTGTTTATTACGATCTATTCCTGCAAATGCAACTTTGTTTTTTGTAGTTGAAACAATTAGAAAGCATTTCCCACTTTAA
- the LOC136909262 gene encoding 3'(2'),5'-bisphosphate nucleotidase 1-like, translating to MTGNFHMTEKYNMASAPFLMRLVSSSVAVANTAGGIIRSILKTGSLGVVDKGDCGKFDPQTEADRASQKCIIGSLLKIYPALNIIGEEEDIHPSELKDECIDDLYDAEVLSKPCPEDLVAVKPDDVTIWVDPLDGTREFTEGLYDHVTVLIGISMNGKPIAGVIHQPFYGYQNELHRTKLGRTMWGVRGLGTFGFTHTSPPKGRRVVTTTRSHSNKTVMEAIEALKPDQILKVGGAGYKVILLLEGTADVYVFATPGCKRWDTCACEALLAAVGGTLTDVCGKHIMYDAQADSYVNKAGVLASLQDHKFYVDMIPESIKNNLLGLKS from the exons ATGACAGGAAATTTCCACATGACTGAAAAGTACAACATGGCGTCTGCTCCTTTCTTGATGCGGCTCGTTTCCTCCTCAGTCGCTGTAGCAAATACAGCTGGTGGGATTATAAGGAGTATATTGAAAACTGGAAGCCTTGGAGTTGTTGATAAG GGTGACTGTGGCAAGTTTGATCCCCAAACTGAAGCAGACCGTGCTTCTCAGAAATGCATTATTGGTTCTCTTCTCAAAATCTACCCTGCTCTCAATATCATTGGTGAAGAGGAG GACATTCACCCCAGTGAGTTGAAAGATGAGTGCATTGACGATTTATACGATGCTGAGGTTCTTTCAAAACCCTGTCCAGAAGATCTTGTAGCAGTAAAGCCAGATGAT GTGACCATTTGGGTGGATCCTCTGGATGGCACAAGAGAATTCACTGAAG GTCTTTACGATCATGTCACAGTTCTTATTGGAATCTCTATGAATGGCAAGCCTATTGCTGGAGTCATCCACCAGCCATTTTACGGATACCAAAATGAACTCCACAGGACTAAACTAGGAAGAACAATGTGGGGAGTAAGAGGCCTGGGAACATTTGGCTTCACTCACACCTCACCACCCAAGGGACGGCGTGTTGTTACTACCACACGCTCACACTCAAACAAAACTGTCATGGAGGCAATAGAAGCACTGAAACCAGATCAGATACTGAAGGTTGGAGGTGCTGGATATAAAGTGATTCTCTTGCTGGAGGGAACAGCTGATGTATATGTCTTTGCAACCCCTGGTTGTAAACGGTGGGATACCTGTGCTTGTGAAGCCTTGCTTGCAGCAGTGGGTGGGACCCTAACAGACGTCTGTGGCAAACACATTATGTATGATGCACAGGCTGACAGTTATGTCAACAAGGCTGGTGTCCTAGCCTCATTGCAAGATCATAAATTTTACGTGGACATGATTCCAGAATCTATTAAAAACAATCTACTTGGTCTAAAATCATAA
- the LOC136909260 gene encoding protein-glucosylgalactosylhydroxylysine glucosidase-like: MAAGTATRFITDTVPIDHNGVTVRQSRNGTYMPSVANGYLGTVIYSDTVHVSGVYNGKAYPKKNPIYPVYLKQHTHRARVPSTAAIDFSVSGIQGKTSYALDVQEAVFYKWFRAENLQVEQRIYAHQSRKNLLIVEIAARNTANREFLMSVSLNRGDASDDFQFQTIDSNRTGASAAIAKVIETEEEGSMQVNLATVWSKLEDDGEALTIKRSSEEQSWIYITSIATNLDTKFNPLSEALQQWDEAVLTKDQLLTEHKAAWKALWDTGRIEIEGNLKMAQAAYSSLYYILSSTRHDWPYGLSPGGIPAAEEYMGHTFWDQDIWMFPPLVLMHPKLARNSLKYRKDRLPAARRIAKEYGYKGAMFPWESSLTGLETSPGERYGQAQIHITGDIAFAAKQFWRASKDVNWLQEIGYPLVYETAEYWASRVEYDVASDRYVINHVMPPDEYHYPVNNSVYTNVVAKINLLFAKEAATALGRESPQEWSTIAEKLVIPFDSENNFHPEYEGYTLDKEVKQADAILIGYPLMYEMDKQVRYNDLKLYEERTDPDGPAMTHSMFAIGWLDMGDKKRAERPFVKNYANIRGPFKVWTERRDSWGAVNFITGAGGFLQAVIYGYGGFRLQDSELTFNPTLPPKVTKMSIRLNFLGSCMDFVISERNLTITIVFAGPIAPPLEVSTGEGVQNLERYKPVTFSRGRGAVRMS, encoded by the exons ATGGCGGCAGGAACTGCGACTCGTTTCATCACAGACACAGTACCCATAGATCATAACGGGGTTACAGTTCGTCAGAGTAGAAATGGCACCTATATGCCCTCAGTTGCGAATGGATATCTTGGAACAGTGATTTACAGTGATACAGTGCATGTGTCGGGAGTCTATAATGGAAAGGCCTATCCGAAGAAGAATCCGATTTACCCAGTTTATTTGAAACAACATACTCACCGAGCCAGGGTCCCTTCTACGGCTGCTATTGACTTCAGTGTCTCCGGAATCCAGGGTAAAACATCATACGCATTGGATGTGCAAGAAGCTGTGTTTTATAAATGGTTCAGAGCTGAAAATTTGCAAGTGGAGCAGAGGATATATGCTCATCAATCTCGAAAGAACTTACTGATTGTTGAGATTGCTGCAAGGAACACAGCGAACAGAGAGTTCTTGATGAGTGTTTCTCTGAATCGTGGAGATGCCTCAGATGATTTCCAGTTTCAGACGATAGATTCAAATAGGACCGGAGCATCAGCTGCGATTGCCAAG GTAATCGAGACAGAAGAGGAGGGAAGTATGCAAGTGAATTTAGCCACAGTTTGGTCTAAGCTTGAAGATGACGGCGAAGCACTGACGATTAAGAGATCTTCTGAGGAACAGTCATGGATTTACATCACCTCCATAGCAACCAATTTGGATACCAAATTCAACCCCCTCTCCGAGGCTCTCCAACAGTGGGATGAGGCTGTGTT aaccaAAGATCAGCTTCTTACTGAACACAAGGCCGCTTGGAAGGCATTATGGGACACTGGCCGGATAGAAATTGAAGGCAACTTGAAAATGGCGCAAGCGGCTTACAGCAGCCTGTACTACATTCTAAGCTCCACTCGGCACGACTGGCCGTACGGCTTAAGTCCTGGGGGAATACCAGCTGCGGAGGAATACATGGGGCACACATTCTGGGATCAGGATATTTGGATGTTCCCGCCTCTTGTTCTAATGCACCCGAAACTGGCAAGGAATTCCCTGAAATATCGCAAAGATAGGTTACCTGCAGCGCGCAGAATCGCCAAGGAGTACGGTTACAAGG GTGCCATGTTTCCTTGGGAAAGTTCCTTGACGGGCCTGGAGACTTCCCCAGGTGAGAGGTACGGACAAGCTCAGATCCACATTACAGGAGACATTGCTTTTGCTGCTAAACAATTCTGGAGAGCTAGCAAGGACGTCAACTGGCTGCAGGAAATTGGGTATCCGCTGGTATACGAGACCGCGGAGTACTGGGCGAGCAGAGTGGAATACGATGTTGCAAGTGACCGTTACGTCATTAATCACGTGATGCCACCTGATGAATATCACTACCCAGTTAATAACTCAGTGTATACAAATGTAGTGGcaaaaataaatcttttatttgcCAAAGAGGCAGCAACAGCTTTAGGAAGGGAATCTCCCCAGGAGTGGTCAACAATTGCTGAAAAGTTGGTTATACCATTCGACAGCGAGAACAATTTTCACCCGGAATACGAAGGTTACACGTTAGACAAGGAAGTCAAACAAGCAGACGCAATTTTAATTGGTTACCCATTAATGTATGAAATGGATAAAcag GTTCGTTACAACGATTTGAAGCTGTATGAAGAACGCACGGACCCAGATGGTCCCGCCATGACACACTCCATGTTTGCTATAGGATGGCTGGACATGGGAGACAAAAAACGAGCTGAGAGGCCGTTCGTAAAAAATTACGCCAATATCCGTGGTCCATTCAAG GTGTGGACAGAGCGCCGTGACTCCTGGGGGGCGGTGAACTTCATCACCGGAGCTGGTGGATTTCTGCAAGCTGTAATCTATGGCTATGGAGGATTCCGACTCCAGGATTCTGAGCTGACTTTTAATCCAACTTTACCACCGAAAGTCACAAAAATGTCAATCAGGTTGAATTTTCTTGGGAGTTGTATGGATTTTGTGATCAGTGAAAGAAACCTAACAATCACAATAGTATTTGCTGGCCCAATAGCACCCCCCTTAGAGGTCTCAACGGGGGAAGGGGTGCAGAATTTGGAGCGTTATAAACCTGTCACTTTTAGCAGGGGTCGTGGTGCTGTGCGCATGTCATAA
- the LOC136909257 gene encoding protein-glucosylgalactosylhydroxylysine glucosidase-like has product MTAHGFLRCAVFLLSVASSVGSSRPPPGTATRLVTKKLPRYYSRSSVVSSRNGNFMPSVGNGFVGTVIYSDTVYISGVFNGPAHPKKNPIYPVYLYQHAHRARVPSTASINFRVRGVAGENLYALDVSEGVFYKWFTAESLEVEQRIYAHRTRKNILVVEITAKNNAGKEFEMDIVPNLGYVSRDIHFHMTESGRGDALAATGMVNQTEERGSVGCKVAIAWTYPDPDHPINISSSSKEQTWYFITSLATSLDTKFNPLSEALNQWDEAMLAKEQLLAEHKAAWKALWDTGRIEIEGNLKMAQAVYSSLYYILSSTRHDWPYGLSPGGIPAAEEYMGHTFWDQDIWMYPPLVLLQPDLARSAMKYRRDRLPAARRIAKQYGYKGAMFPWESSYTGLETSPGEKYGKNQNHITGDIALAAKMLWEATKDQYWLREIGFPLAYQTAEYWASRVKYDMKRDRFVINHVMPPDEYHYPVNNSVYTNIVAKINLLFAKEAADILGKKVPKRWTTIAEKMYIPFDDEHQYHPEFEGYRRGVKVKQADVVLIGYPLMYKMDKQVRYNDLVYYQHENITDPNGPAMTHSMFTIGWLEAGEQEQAERAFIKNFANIQGPFKVWSERRWGYGAVNFITGAGGFLQAVLYGFGGIRIKRDGLYFNSTLPYGTVKLAFRISYLGSSIDFDVRYRGVTISLVNTGPISPQLELIADGQVHRLTRNHTISTKTMNGVVRQHIGWK; this is encoded by the exons ATGACAGCTCACGGTTTTTTAAGATGTGCCGTGTTCTTGCTCAGTGTTGCGTCTTCCGTTGGCTCATCTCGACCGCCGCCAGGAACGGCGACTCGCCTTGTCACCAAAAAGCTGCCTCGGTACTACAGTCGAAGCTCTGTGGTTTCTAGCAGAAATGGCAATTTTATGCCCTCCGTTGGCAATGGTTTTGTTGGCACAGTGATCTACAGTGATACAGTGTATATATCTGGAGTTTTCAACGGTCCAGCGCACCCCAAGAAAAACCCAATTTATCCGGTATATCTGTATCAACACGCTCACCGAGCACGGGTGCCTTCGACAGCATCGATTAATTTCAGAGTCAGGGGAGTCGCAGGGGAAAACTTGTACGCGCTTGACGTTAGCGAGGGAGTATTTTACAAATGGTTTACAGCAGAGTCGTTGGAAGTAGAGCAGAGGATCTATGCACACAGgacaagaaaaaatattttggttgTGGAAATCACAGCGAAGAACAACGCTGGTAAGGAATTTGAAATGGACATTGTTCCAAATTTGGGATATGTCAGCCGCGATATTCATTTCCATATGACTGAATCTGGAAGGGGTGACGCTCTGGCGGCCACGGGCATG GTCAACCAGACTGAAGAAAGAGGAAGTGTGGGGTGTAAGGTGGCCATCGCTTGGACGTACCCAGATCCCGATCATCCAATCAATATTAGCAGTAGCTccaaggagcagacgtggtatTTCATCACGTCCCTTGCAACCTCCTTGGACACAAAATTCAACCCGTTGTCCGAGGCCCTTAATCAGTGGGACGAAGCGATGTT AGCCAAAGAACAACTGCTCGCAGAACACAAGGCCGCTTGGAAAGCATTATGGGACACTGGCCGGATAGAAATTGAAGGCAACTTGAAAATGGCGCAAGCGGTTTACAGCAGCCTGTACTACATTCTAAGCTCCACTCGGCACGACTGGCCGTACGGCTTAAGTCCTGGGGGAATACCAGCTGCAGAGGAATACATGGGGCACACATTCTGGGATCAGGATATTTGGATGTACCCGCCTCTTGTTCTATTGCAGCCAGACTTGGCCAGGAGCGCCATGAAATACCGTAGAGATCGCCTTCCGGCAGCGCGCAGAATCGCCAAACAGTACGGCTACAAAG GTGCCATGTTTCCCTGGGAAAGCTCTTATACGGGCCTGGAGACCTCCCCTGGTGAGAAGTACggcaaaaatcaaaatcacATCACTGGTGACATTGCTTTGGCAGCGAAAATGCTCTGGGAAGCGACAAAGGACCAATACTGGTTGCGGGAGATTGGTTTCCCACTGGCTTATCAGACTGCGGAGTACTGGGCCAGCAGAGTTAAGTATGACATGAAACGTGACAGATTTGTCATTAATCACGTGATGCCACCTGACGAGTACCACTACCCAGTCAATAACTCTGTGTACACTAACATTGTCGccaaaataaatttgttgtttGCCAAAGAAGCAGCGGATATTTTGGGCAAGAAGGTTCCTAAACGGTGGACAACGATTGCAGAAAAGATGTACATTCCGTTTGATGACGAGCACCAATACCATCCGGAGTTTGAAGGTTACCGTCGAGGTGTTAAAGTGAAACAGGCAGACGTGGTACTAATAGGCTATCCGCTTATGTATAAGATGGACAAACAG GTGCGTTATAATGATCTTGTTTACTACCAACACGAGAACATAACGGACCCCAATGGCCCTGCCATGACCCATTCCATGTTTACGATTGGTTGGCTAGAAGCCGGTGAACAAGAGCAAGCAGAACGAGCCTTCATCAAGAATTTCGCCAACATTCAGGGTCCTTTCAAG GTTTGGTCGGAAAGGAGATGGGGATACGGCGCTGTAAATTTTATTACTGGGGCTGGAGGTTTCTTGCAAGCTGTCCTCTACGGATTTGGAGGCATTCGAATCAAGAGGGATGGTCTGTACTTTAATTCTACCCTGCCTTACGGGACAGTTAAGCTTGCCTTTCGTATCAGTTATCTGGGGAGCTCTATCGATTTCGATGTGAGGTACAGAGGAGTGACAATCAGTTTGGTGAACACTGGTCCCATATCTCCTCAGTTAGAGTTGATTGCAGATGGTCAGGTCCACCGACTGACACGTAACCATACTATTTCGACGAAGACAATGAATGGTGTGGTCCGACAGCAT ATTGGGTGGAAATGA
- the LOC136909261 gene encoding uncharacterized protein, with product MRLLIPLLTILSPLFATGRLGTKKGDNLKRELQMARDAEIPQGSHKKLLRRDLEYSRSEQHELLRKLNRYITSKRRKLGKMHSFKRRPLTHGSLPIRLKSSVSVADSPSDILLTRPPERKSNVLSPNTSNIANTGEQPNGDFDEVVTEEGTASQSSKKDEALLRKLMMNETENGLETEYSDRSPEKDRNFKSQRRNSHTHPRGEHNKISKGVRKVKDKLVSQEKLDNNDKNKEMADENMEKDGTKAELKVQNAEEQLSRFLNNGLGLKNDKAQSLLLSNEVPNQAVLSFGTFTNHQQPFKQISELETKQRVFSPQPQFSVYPDPIPRYAMPQLWHLPVPNWRFPLALAPTVPFYPPPVYLGVISRATLPQTRGNNGYTINVNGFKGVFSKGPGFALRFHSPDSEVTVTKKRNNVVAPIRW from the exons ATGCGACTTTTGATTCCTCTTCTTACCATTTTGTCCCCATTGTTCGCAACCGGAAGACTGGGCACAAAGAAAG GGGATAATCTGAAGCGCGAATTACAAATGGCCAGGGACGCAGAGATACCACAAGGAAGCCACAAAAAGTTGCTCAGAAGGGACCTAGAATATTCAAGAAGTGAACAACACGAACTTCTGAGAAAATTGAACCGTTACATTACAAGCAAGAGACGGAAATTGGGCAAGATGCACTCCTTCAAACGCCGTCCGTTGACGCATGGTTCATTACCGATAAGACTTAAATCAAGTGTTTCAGTCGCTGATTCCCCATCAGATATTTTATTGACACGTCCCCCTGAACGAAAATCGAACGTTTTGTCTCCTAATACATCGAACATTGCAAATACAGGCGAGCAACCTAATGGAGATTTTGACGAAGTTGTCACAGAAGAAGGTACAGCTTCTCAAAGTTCAAAGAAAGACGAAGCTTTGTTACGTAAACTAATGATGAATGAAACCGAAAATGGCTTGGAAACAGAGTATTCAGACAGATCACCCGAGAAAGACCGAAATTTCAAAAGTCAAAGAAGAAATAGCCATACCCACCCCAGAGGGGAACATAATAAAATTTCGAAGGGTGTTCGCAAGGTTAAAGACAAGCTTGTGTCTCAGGAAAAGCTTGATAACAACGACAAGAATAAAGAAATGGCAGATGAAAATATGGAGAAGGATGGAACGAAAGCTGAATTAAAGGTACAAAATGCAGAGGAACAATTAAGTCGCTTCCTAAACAATGGTCTCggattaaaaaatgacaaagCCCAGTCCTTGCTTTTGTCTAATGAAGTGCCAAATCAAGCGGTTTTATCATTTGGAACTTTTACTAACCACCAACAACCGTTTAAGCAGATCAGCGAGCTGGAAACAAAACAGAGGGTGTTCAGTCCACAGCCACAGTTCTCCGTATACCCGGACCCAATCCCACGGTACGCAATGCCACAGTTGTGGCACCTTCCTGTACCTAACTGGAGGTTCCCTCTTGCTTTGGCACCTACAGTTCCCTTTTATCCGCCCCCTGTGTATCTGGGTGTAATTTCTCGAGCAACTCTTCCACAAACAAGAGGAAACAACGGGTACACTATTAATGTCAACGGATTCAAGGGCGTTTTCTCAAAGGGTCCTGGTTTCGCGTTACGATTTCATTCCCCAGATAGCGAAGTGACGGTTACCAAAAAAAGGAATAACGTGGTTGCACCAATCAGATGGTGA